TTCGCCGGAAATGTTGGCGATCGTCAGGGGACCTCCGATGTTCTTGCTCGAAATGTCCCCCACGACCATTTTGTACAGGCCGACCGTCGTCAGCTCGGTCCAGCCCCACGTCGCGTCCAAGCCGTGGTACAGAGCTTCAAACAGATTGTCGGACCGCATCAACGACCGGCCAGGGCCGGAGATGCCGATTTTGCCGATTTCAACAGTTTGGCCGCCGACCGTTACCTTTTCGACCGACGGCGTGACTGTGAGCGCGACCCGCTGTCCGTTGCGGAGCACCTCCACGCGCAACGGTCGGTCCGGATGTTCCTTGACCAAGGTGGTCATCTGGGACCAGGTATAAATGGGTTGCCCTTCGATGGTCACGACCCGATCGCCGGGTTGGAATCCGGCCGCCGAGGCGGGAGATCCGTGCATCACGGCCGTGACGAGCGGCGGGATTTCTTCGACGCCGATCGTGTAGGCCGATTCCTCTCCGTCCGCCGCGGCTCCCGGAATCGGTGCCGGCGCGACGGTCAGGGTTTTCATCCGGCCGTCTCGACTGACTTCAAGCGTGATGGATTCGCCGTTGCTTTTCGCGACGGCGTCCAGCAATTCACTCTTTGTCGAAATATCTTTTCCGTTGACCTTGACGACTCGGTCGCCGACTTCCATCCCCGCCTTCGCGGCCGGCGACGTGGGAACGAGAGCCTCGATATCGGCGCTGAGATCCCGAAACGTGGGGACGAACAAGGGCGATCCCGTCGCCAGCCAACCGGCAAAGATCAAATATGCCAGAATGA
This sequence is a window from Candidatus Nitrospira inopinata. Protein-coding genes within it:
- the rseP gene encoding RIP metalloprotease RseP codes for the protein MISAITWSPDTLWLLLQKAWWFLVVLGVLVAFHELGHFLAARWVGVKVLKFSIGFGPKLFGRQVGETEYLLSAIPLGGYVKLFGEEEAEATTAEDRRRSFAHQSLGGKILIVAAGPGFNFILAYLIFAGWLATGSPLFVPTFRDLSADIEALVPTSPAAKAGMEVGDRVVKVNGKDISTKSELLDAVAKSNGESITLEVSRDGRMKTLTVAPAPIPGAAADGEESAYTIGVEEIPPLVTAVMHGSPASAAGFQPGDRVVTIEGQPIYTWSQMTTLVKEHPDRPLRVEVLRNGQRVALTVTPSVEKVTVGGQTVEIGKIGISGPGRSLMRSDNLFEALYHGLDATWGWTELTTVGLYKMVVGDISSKNIGGPLTIANISGEAASQGASSVVFLIAILSINLGVLNLLPIPILDGGHLLFFLIEGILRKPLGDRQREVAQQVGLVLLVGVMIFAFWNDLERIFAR